Proteins encoded by one window of Dietzia sp. B32:
- a CDS encoding amino acid ABC transporter ATP-binding protein, with amino-acid sequence MALVEISGVNKHFGDFHALKDINLSIEQGEVVVVIGPSGSGKSTLCRTINRLETFESGSITIDGNHLPEEGKALAKLRADVGMVFQSFNLFAHKTILENVTLGPIKVRKQSKAEAEKRAMELLERVGVQQQADKYPAQLSGGQQQRVAIARSLAMDPKVMLFDEPTSALDPEMINEVLDVMTGLAKTGMTMVVVTHEMGFARKAADRVIFMADGELVEQATPEEFFTNPQSSRAKDFLSKILTN; translated from the coding sequence ATGGCTCTCGTCGAGATCTCAGGCGTCAATAAGCACTTCGGTGACTTCCACGCGCTCAAGGACATCAACCTGTCCATCGAGCAGGGGGAGGTCGTCGTGGTGATCGGACCCTCGGGGTCCGGGAAGTCGACGTTGTGCCGCACGATCAACAGGCTGGAAACCTTCGAGTCCGGCTCCATCACCATCGACGGCAACCACCTGCCCGAGGAGGGCAAGGCGCTGGCGAAGCTGCGTGCCGACGTCGGGATGGTGTTCCAGTCGTTCAATCTCTTCGCGCACAAGACGATCCTCGAGAACGTGACGCTCGGGCCCATCAAGGTCCGCAAGCAGTCGAAGGCCGAGGCGGAGAAGCGGGCGATGGAACTGCTGGAACGGGTCGGGGTCCAGCAGCAGGCCGACAAGTACCCGGCTCAGCTGTCCGGAGGGCAGCAGCAGCGTGTGGCGATCGCCCGGTCGCTGGCCATGGATCCCAAGGTCATGCTGTTCGACGAGCCGACGTCGGCCCTGGACCCGGAGATGATCAACGAGGTCCTCGACGTGATGACGGGGCTCGCCAAGACCGGGATGACCATGGTCGTGGTGACCCACGAGATGGGCTTCGCCCGGAAGGCGGCCGACCGTGTGATCTTCATGGCGGACGGGGAGTTGGTCGAACAGGCCACCCCCGAGGAGTTCTTCACCAACCCGCAGAGCTCCCGCGCCAAGGACTTCCTGTCCAAGATCCTCACCAACTGA
- a CDS encoding amino acid ABC transporter permease has protein sequence MSTQAVLFDAPGPKARLRHKLLTVVGAILAIGLIYFIYLQFEKAGQLKLFMWEPFVTDPEVWTSYLIPGLRGTFTAAAISIVLAVIFGLLFGMGRLSPFAPLRWFCSVIVEFFRAVPVLLMMVFAYFGYFATSNIVPNQHAPLAAVVTALTLYNGAVIAELVRSGVHGLPKGQSEAGLAVGLTPGQVLRSIQLPQALTAMLPALVGQLVVVLKDSALGYGITYLELLNWSKTLGSAYANTVPAYIVAGILFIIINYSLTKFAVYLEGRMKKRRAKA, from the coding sequence ATGAGCACCCAGGCCGTCCTGTTCGATGCACCCGGCCCCAAGGCCCGGCTGCGCCACAAGCTCCTCACGGTGGTCGGCGCGATCCTCGCGATCGGCCTCATCTACTTCATCTACCTGCAGTTCGAGAAGGCCGGGCAGCTCAAGCTGTTCATGTGGGAGCCGTTCGTCACCGACCCCGAGGTGTGGACGTCCTACCTCATACCCGGTCTGCGGGGGACGTTCACCGCGGCGGCGATCTCCATCGTGCTCGCCGTGATCTTCGGTCTGCTCTTCGGCATGGGCCGGCTCTCGCCGTTCGCCCCGTTGCGCTGGTTCTGCAGCGTGATCGTGGAGTTCTTCCGCGCCGTTCCCGTGCTGCTGATGATGGTCTTCGCCTACTTCGGCTACTTCGCCACCTCCAACATCGTGCCCAACCAGCACGCGCCGCTCGCCGCCGTCGTCACCGCGCTGACCCTCTACAACGGCGCGGTCATCGCCGAGCTCGTCCGCTCGGGTGTCCACGGACTGCCCAAGGGGCAGTCCGAGGCGGGACTGGCGGTCGGGCTGACCCCCGGGCAGGTGCTGCGCTCGATCCAGCTCCCCCAGGCGCTCACGGCGATGCTCCCGGCCCTCGTCGGCCAGCTCGTCGTCGTCCTCAAGGACTCCGCGCTCGGCTACGGGATCACCTACCTCGAGCTGCTCAACTGGTCCAAGACCCTGGGGTCGGCGTACGCGAACACCGTTCCCGCGTACATCGTTGCGGGCATCCTGTTCATCATCATCAACTACTCGCTCACCAAGTTCGCCGTCTACCTGGAGGGCCGGATGAAGAAGCGCCGCGCCAAGGCCTGA
- a CDS encoding glutamate ABC transporter substrate-binding protein, with the protein MNIRRIGAATAAVALALGLGACSSDDGGGNELKVGIKFDQPGLGLKEGNDYTGFDVDVARYVAEKLGTSADDIQWVQAPSAQRETLLETGQVDMIVATYSITDSRKEKVGFAGPYFIAGQDLLVRADDDSITGPDSLDGKRLCSVTGSTSAQTVKEQVPGVNLQEFGTYSECVSALVSNAVDALTTDDTILAGYASQDQYQGQLKVVGSPFTEERYGIGIAKGDMEKCEQINEAIREMVSDGSWDTAVEENLGAAGFTPGEGNPPEPDACS; encoded by the coding sequence ATGAATATCCGACGGATCGGAGCCGCCACGGCGGCCGTCGCCCTGGCCCTGGGCCTGGGCGCGTGCAGCAGTGATGACGGCGGCGGGAACGAGCTCAAGGTCGGCATCAAGTTCGACCAGCCGGGTCTCGGTCTGAAGGAGGGCAACGACTACACCGGGTTCGATGTCGACGTGGCGCGCTACGTCGCCGAGAAGCTCGGCACCTCCGCGGACGACATCCAGTGGGTGCAGGCGCCCAGCGCCCAGCGCGAGACGCTGCTGGAGACCGGCCAGGTCGACATGATCGTGGCCACCTACTCCATCACCGACTCCCGCAAGGAGAAGGTCGGCTTCGCCGGTCCGTACTTCATCGCCGGTCAGGACCTGCTGGTCCGCGCCGACGACGACTCGATCACCGGGCCGGACTCCCTCGACGGCAAGCGCCTCTGCTCGGTCACCGGCTCGACCTCGGCCCAGACGGTCAAGGAGCAGGTCCCGGGCGTGAACCTGCAGGAGTTCGGCACGTACTCCGAGTGTGTCTCCGCTCTGGTGTCCAACGCGGTCGACGCCCTGACCACCGATGACACGATCCTGGCTGGCTACGCCTCCCAGGACCAGTACCAGGGCCAGCTCAAGGTGGTCGGCTCGCCGTTCACCGAGGAGCGGTACGGCATCGGCATCGCCAAGGGCGACATGGAAAAGTGCGAGCAGATCAACGAGGCCATCCGCGAGATGGTCTCCGACGGCAGCTGGGACACCGCGGTCGAGGAGAACCTCGGCGCCGCGGGCTTCACCCCGGGCGAGGGCAACCCGCCCGAGCCGGACGCCTGCTCCTGA
- a CDS encoding SDR family NAD(P)-dependent oxidoreductase, with the protein MEISGASAIVTGGASGIGAAVVRQLAAKGAKVVVADLNAEKGEALANEVGGVFVSVDVTKTDQNEKAVAAALELGPLRYLVNSAGIGWAQRTIGRDGEYSSAFDIDSFRKVIDINLIGSFDMLRLAATKMSTQEADEDGQKGAIVNMASVAAFDGQIGQAAYSASKGGIVGLTLPVARDLSAAGIRLNTVAPGLIDTPIYGEGPDSEAFKANLGSNVLFPKRLGSGDELASMVMELLTNPYMNAETIRVDGGIRMPPK; encoded by the coding sequence ATGGAAATTTCTGGAGCAAGTGCCATCGTCACGGGCGGTGCGTCGGGAATCGGCGCCGCCGTCGTCCGTCAGCTCGCCGCCAAGGGCGCCAAGGTGGTCGTCGCCGACCTCAACGCCGAGAAGGGTGAGGCCCTGGCGAACGAGGTCGGGGGCGTGTTCGTCTCCGTCGACGTGACCAAGACCGACCAGAACGAGAAGGCCGTCGCCGCCGCCCTCGAGCTGGGCCCGCTGCGCTACCTCGTCAACTCGGCCGGCATCGGCTGGGCGCAGCGCACGATCGGTCGCGACGGCGAGTACTCGTCGGCGTTCGACATCGATTCGTTCCGCAAGGTCATCGACATCAACCTGATCGGCTCGTTCGACATGCTGCGGCTCGCCGCCACCAAGATGAGCACCCAGGAAGCGGACGAGGACGGACAGAAGGGCGCCATCGTCAACATGGCGTCCGTCGCCGCGTTCGACGGCCAGATCGGCCAGGCCGCGTACTCCGCGTCCAAGGGCGGAATCGTGGGCCTCACCCTGCCCGTCGCGCGTGACCTCTCGGCCGCCGGCATCCGCCTCAACACGGTGGCCCCCGGCCTCATCGACACCCCGATCTACGGCGAGGGCCCGGACTCGGAGGCGTTCAAGGCCAACCTCGGCTCGAACGTCCTGTTCCCGAAGCGTCTCGGTTCGGGCGACGAGCTGGCGTCCATGGTCATGGAGCTGCTCACCAACCCGTACATGAACGCCGAGACCATCCGCGTCGACGGTGGCATCCGGATGCCACCGAAGTGA
- a CDS encoding maleylpyruvate isomerase N-terminal domain-containing protein — MTATPLSPEDLAVLDRATTLFGRALAGGLDGDCAACPGWTRRDCANHVLGGGLRYAAYFPRLPESEIAWTRTADHAGEKPVPALHRTSAGLRRELARARDADALVQHRLAEIPVRDLLALRVFELLVHAHDLAPETWESEDTEELAEWTLAHARNVVELMRTFDVFADAVPVPIGADARSRLLALSGRRI; from the coding sequence GTGACCGCTACCCCGCTCAGCCCGGAGGACCTCGCGGTCCTCGACCGGGCCACCACCTTGTTCGGCCGGGCGCTCGCCGGTGGGCTCGACGGTGACTGCGCGGCCTGCCCGGGCTGGACCCGCCGGGACTGTGCCAACCACGTCCTCGGCGGCGGGCTGCGCTATGCCGCGTACTTCCCGCGGCTCCCGGAGTCGGAGATCGCGTGGACCCGCACCGCCGACCACGCCGGGGAGAAACCGGTCCCCGCCCTGCACCGCACCTCCGCCGGCCTGCGTAGAGAGCTGGCGCGGGCCCGGGACGCCGATGCCCTCGTGCAGCACCGCCTGGCGGAGATCCCGGTCCGCGATCTCCTCGCCCTGAGGGTCTTCGAGCTACTCGTCCACGCACACGATCTCGCACCGGAGACGTGGGAGTCGGAGGACACCGAGGAGCTCGCCGAGTGGACCCTCGCGCACGCGCGGAACGTGGTGGAGCTGATGCGGACCTTCGACGTGTTCGCCGACGCGGTACCGGTCCCGATCGGGGCCGATGCCCGCTCCCGGCTCCTCGCACTGTCCGGCCGCCGGATTTAA
- a CDS encoding VOC family protein, with protein MAMTCSPYISFPGNAGEAFPYYRELFGGELSLMTYDQFPSTDDFPFDPPHGSVAHATLEAPGITLTGGDAMGESLPETRSDVYSFLLGFDAEDDARAFLAKVTDSGGQMAMPFEVAPWGDRYGQVHDRFGVRWDVVVPGTGE; from the coding sequence ATGGCCATGACATGCAGCCCGTACATCTCCTTCCCGGGCAACGCCGGGGAGGCGTTCCCGTACTACCGCGAGCTCTTCGGCGGGGAACTCAGCCTGATGACATACGACCAGTTCCCGTCGACGGACGACTTCCCGTTCGACCCTCCACACGGCTCGGTCGCGCACGCGACCCTCGAAGCGCCGGGAATCACCCTCACCGGCGGTGACGCCATGGGAGAGTCTCTCCCCGAGACGAGAAGCGACGTCTACTCGTTCCTCCTCGGATTCGACGCGGAGGACGACGCCCGCGCATTCCTCGCCAAGGTCACCGACAGCGGGGGCCAGATGGCGATGCCGTTCGAGGTCGCGCCGTGGGGCGACCGGTACGGCCAGGTCCACGACCGGTTCGGCGTCCGCTGGGACGTGGTGGTCCCGGGGACCGGCGAATAG
- a CDS encoding amino acid ABC transporter permease, which produces MGDIFADYDVLGAVWVTIQLSVLGTIGAMVLGTIIAVLRVSPVAVLRLLGTSYVNTFRNMPLTLLMVFSILGLSFILQLSVSDDFARNAFWWAAIMLAIYHAAYICEALRSGVNTVPVGQAEAARSIGLGFGQSLREVILPQAFRGAIAPLGSVIIALIKNSTVAAVIGVGDSAGLLQVITENEGASLPTFFFFAMVFVVLTLPIGLWTTSLSRKLSVKR; this is translated from the coding sequence ATGGGCGACATCTTCGCCGACTACGACGTCCTCGGGGCGGTCTGGGTGACGATCCAGCTCTCGGTCCTCGGCACCATCGGGGCAATGGTCCTGGGGACGATCATCGCCGTCCTCCGCGTATCCCCGGTGGCCGTCCTGCGTCTACTGGGGACCTCCTACGTCAACACGTTCCGGAACATGCCGCTCACCCTGCTGATGGTCTTCTCCATCCTGGGACTGTCCTTCATCCTCCAGCTTTCGGTGTCGGACGACTTCGCCCGCAACGCCTTCTGGTGGGCGGCGATCATGCTGGCGATCTACCACGCGGCCTACATCTGCGAGGCCCTGCGCTCGGGTGTCAACACGGTGCCGGTGGGGCAGGCGGAGGCCGCGCGCTCGATCGGTCTGGGTTTCGGCCAGTCGCTGCGTGAGGTGATCCTCCCCCAGGCGTTCCGCGGCGCCATCGCGCCGCTCGGGTCGGTGATCATCGCGCTGATCAAGAACTCGACGGTGGCCGCGGTCATCGGCGTCGGGGACTCCGCCGGTCTGCTCCAGGTCATCACGGAGAACGAGGGCGCCAGCCTCCCGACGTTCTTCTTCTTCGCCATGGTCTTCGTGGTCCTCACCCTCCCGATCGGGCTGTGGACCACCTCCCTCTCCCGGAAGCTGTCGGTGAAGCGATGA